From Methanococcus maripaludis, one genomic window encodes:
- a CDS encoding sodium:solute symporter family protein, translating into MWHYLFLTVYVAMIIGIATVTKKKIKGVSDFLLGGRNVNPWMSAFSYGTAYFSAVIFIGFAGKMGWSFGIPTMWIVVGNTIVGSFLAWQVLGKKTREMTQRLGASTMPSFLEKRYKSKNLESLTAFIIFFFLVPYSASIYKGLNFLFEGFGISPMNAYILMAALTAIYLYFGGFIAATLADFVQGCIMVIGVLLMVFFLSSNPEVGGFSGMLSTLSSIDPMLVTPINEASFIPIMGLALLTSIGSWGLPQMIHKFYTIKSEKAAVSAKWVSTAFAFIITFGAAYIGTVSRVFYPDSASKVAAGLTSPDMIVPKIMEIALPDWVAALILVLVISASMSTLASLVLASSSVVSIDFVKGRLKPNMSDKNTMILMRILCVVFVALSFILAIVPNSYVLSLMALSWGLVSGCLLAPYFLGLYWKRTTKQGVWAGITSALAIMLGGAYYFGINSVYMPAVGSLAMIAPIFVVMAVSLLTKPFESEHIDYIFNKK; encoded by the coding sequence ATGTGGCATTATTTGTTTTTGACGGTTTATGTTGCTATGATTATAGGAATAGCCACTGTAACGAAAAAAAAGATAAAAGGGGTTTCTGACTTTTTACTTGGGGGAAGAAACGTAAATCCTTGGATGTCTGCGTTTTCATACGGTACGGCTTACTTTTCAGCAGTTATTTTTATTGGATTTGCAGGAAAAATGGGATGGAGCTTTGGAATTCCGACAATGTGGATAGTTGTTGGAAATACAATTGTTGGAAGTTTTTTAGCGTGGCAGGTTCTCGGTAAAAAAACAAGAGAAATGACACAGAGACTCGGTGCTTCAACAATGCCAAGTTTTTTGGAAAAAAGGTATAAAAGCAAGAATTTGGAGTCATTAACTGCATTTATCATCTTTTTCTTCTTAGTTCCGTATTCTGCATCGATATATAAAGGTTTAAACTTCCTCTTCGAAGGATTTGGAATATCTCCAATGAATGCTTATATCTTAATGGCGGCACTAACTGCAATATATCTCTATTTCGGAGGATTTATCGCGGCAACACTCGCAGACTTTGTTCAGGGTTGTATTATGGTAATAGGGGTACTTTTGATGGTATTCTTTTTAAGTAGCAACCCTGAAGTTGGAGGGTTTTCCGGAATGCTATCAACGTTAAGTTCAATAGATCCAATGCTGGTAACTCCAATAAATGAAGCAAGTTTTATTCCAATAATGGGTCTTGCGCTGCTCACAAGTATTGGTAGTTGGGGTCTTCCGCAGATGATACACAAGTTTTACACGATAAAAAGTGAAAAAGCAGCAGTTTCTGCAAAATGGGTTTCAACAGCATTTGCATTTATCATCACATTTGGTGCGGCATATATTGGAACCGTAAGTAGGGTATTTTACCCAGATAGCGCTTCAAAAGTTGCGGCTGGATTAACAAGCCCAGATATGATAGTTCCAAAAATAATGGAGATTGCACTTCCCGACTGGGTTGCGGCATTAATTCTCGTACTCGTAATTTCAGCTTCAATGTCTACTTTAGCATCACTCGTGCTTGCTTCAAGTTCTGTAGTTTCAATAGACTTTGTAAAAGGTAGATTAAAGCCAAATATGTCTGATAAAAACACAATGATATTGATGAGGATTTTGTGTGTTGTATTTGTTGCATTATCATTCATACTTGCAATAGTTCCAAACAGCTATGTTCTCTCATTAATGGCCCTTTCGTGGGGTTTGGTATCAGGATGTCTTTTAGCTCCGTACTTTTTGGGATTGTACTGGAAAAGAACTACAAAACAAGGAGTTTGGGCAGGAATCACTTCTGCACTGGCGATCATGCTTGGTGGGGCATACTACTTTGGAATAAACAGCGTTTATATGCCTGCAGTTGGTTCTTTAGCAATGATTGCACCGATATTTGTTGTAATGGCAGTAAGTCTTCTTACAAAGCCGTTTGAAAGTGAACATATCGATTATATATTCAATAAAAAATAA
- a CDS encoding manganese-dependent inorganic pyrophosphatase, which produces MMYVVGHKNPDSDSICSAIALAYFLDAFPARLGELNPESQFILKRFGLMEPELIKTAEGKELFLVDHAEKSQNLDDFDKGKLIGIIDHHKIGISTSEPIIYLSKPVGSTATVISELYFRGILDIIGGKNKELKADIAGVLLSAILSDTLLFKSPTATTLDKELAEKLAEIAKISDIKSYGMEMLTAKSTVGKMTPKEILNIDYKEFNMNGKKVGIGQAEVIDISEVASKKEAIQNLIDEMAEKEGYDMVLFLVTDIMREGSEVLVAGNKSAFERIFELKLDENSVFIDGMMSRKKQVVPPLEKYYSN; this is translated from the coding sequence ATGATGTACGTTGTAGGCCACAAAAATCCTGATTCAGATAGCATCTGTTCTGCAATAGCACTTGCATATTTCTTAGATGCGTTTCCTGCAAGACTTGGTGAATTAAATCCTGAATCGCAGTTTATTTTAAAGAGATTTGGATTAATGGAACCAGAATTAATTAAAACAGCAGAAGGAAAAGAATTGTTTTTGGTAGACCACGCAGAAAAATCACAAAACCTCGATGATTTCGATAAAGGAAAATTAATTGGAATTATCGACCACCACAAAATTGGTATTTCAACATCTGAACCTATTATCTACCTCTCAAAACCTGTAGGATCAACTGCAACGGTTATTTCTGAGCTTTACTTTAGAGGAATACTCGATATTATCGGTGGAAAAAATAAGGAATTAAAAGCAGACATTGCAGGGGTATTGCTCTCAGCAATCCTTTCAGATACTTTACTCTTTAAATCACCTACTGCAACAACCCTAGATAAGGAACTTGCTGAAAAATTGGCAGAAATTGCAAAAATTTCGGATATTAAATCGTACGGAATGGAAATGCTGACCGCAAAATCAACAGTCGGTAAAATGACTCCAAAAGAAATTTTAAACATCGATTACAAGGAATTTAACATGAACGGTAAAAAGGTCGGTATCGGACAGGCTGAGGTAATCGATATATCTGAAGTTGCATCAAAAAAAGAAGCAATTCAAAATTTAATCGATGAGATGGCTGAAAAAGAAGGATACGACATGGTATTATTCCTTGTAACTGACATAATGAGAGAAGGAAGCGAAGTTTTAGTTGCAGGAAACAAATCAGCTTTTGAAAGAATATTTGAACTTAAATTGGATGAAAACAGTGTATTTATTGATGGAATGATGTCAAGAAAGAAACAGGTAGTTCCCCCTCTTGAAAAATACTATTCAAATTAA
- the putP gene encoding sodium/proline symporter PutP, translated as MISDNLSIVLIFMLYLLVVMGVGMYFYRRNETISDYVLGGRKLNSWVAALSAQASDMSGWLLMGLPGVAYLSGMSEIWIGVGLAIGTYLNWKFVAERLRRYTEIAKDSITIPVYLENRFRDQSKLLRIVSAFFIMLFFLLYTSSGLVAGGKLFNLVFGVDYTLAVTIGALVIIGYTFLGGFLAVSWTDFIQGSLMFIAIFLIPIMGIVHMGGIDATMNAWNVISPDYINPFTDLDGEALGVMGLASALAWGLGYFGMPHILVRFMAIKSADKIPKARKIATTWVVISLFMAVLVGMVGAVALGAPLDDPEHVFMAMAKGLFPSLIAGVFLAGVLAAIMSTADSQLLVTASAITEDIYALLNKNASQKELLWISRFAVIAVAAIAYYFAIVPGSSVMGLVSYAWAGFGGAFGPVILLSLYWKRMTRNGALAGLLSGGFMVILWKNLSGGIFDLYEIVPAFLLASIMITVVSLLDKEPSLEIQEEFDRAISEMK; from the coding sequence ATGATATCAGATAATTTGAGTATCGTTTTGATATTCATGCTCTATTTGCTCGTGGTAATGGGCGTAGGTATGTATTTCTACAGGCGAAACGAAACGATAAGCGATTATGTGCTTGGTGGCAGAAAATTAAATAGCTGGGTTGCAGCGTTAAGTGCACAAGCCTCAGACATGAGCGGTTGGCTTTTAATGGGTCTTCCAGGAGTTGCATATCTTTCTGGAATGAGTGAAATATGGATTGGCGTAGGTCTTGCAATAGGAACTTACCTAAACTGGAAGTTCGTTGCAGAACGGCTTAGAAGATACACAGAAATTGCAAAAGATTCTATTACAATACCTGTTTACTTGGAAAACAGATTTAGAGATCAGTCTAAATTATTAAGAATTGTTTCAGCGTTTTTTATTATGCTATTTTTCTTACTGTACACGTCTTCAGGATTAGTCGCAGGCGGAAAGTTGTTCAACTTAGTTTTTGGAGTAGATTATACTCTTGCAGTTACTATCGGGGCGTTAGTAATTATTGGTTATACATTCCTTGGTGGTTTCCTTGCAGTTAGCTGGACAGACTTTATACAAGGCTCTCTTATGTTTATTGCAATATTCTTAATTCCTATCATGGGAATTGTTCACATGGGCGGAATTGATGCTACAATGAATGCATGGAATGTAATAAGTCCAGATTACATAAATCCATTTACCGACCTTGATGGAGAAGCTCTCGGTGTAATGGGGCTTGCATCAGCTCTTGCATGGGGTTTAGGGTACTTTGGAATGCCTCACATCCTTGTAAGATTCATGGCAATTAAATCAGCTGATAAAATTCCAAAAGCAAGAAAAATTGCAACTACTTGGGTTGTAATCAGCCTTTTCATGGCAGTTCTTGTTGGAATGGTTGGTGCAGTGGCTCTTGGAGCTCCACTGGACGATCCAGAGCACGTATTCATGGCAATGGCAAAAGGATTATTCCCAAGTCTTATTGCAGGTGTATTTTTAGCTGGGGTTCTAGCAGCTATCATGAGTACTGCAGATTCACAGCTTTTAGTTACTGCTTCAGCAATTACTGAAGATATTTATGCATTATTAAACAAAAATGCAAGTCAAAAAGAGCTTTTATGGATAAGCAGGTTTGCAGTAATTGCTGTGGCGGCAATAGCGTACTACTTTGCAATAGTTCCTGGAAGTAGCGTTATGGGACTTGTTTCATATGCGTGGGCAGGATTTGGTGGTGCATTTGGGCCTGTAATCTTACTTTCATTATACTGGAAGAGAATGACAAGAAATGGTGCTCTTGCAGGTCTGCTTTCTGGTGGATTCATGGTAATTCTCTGGAAAAACTTGAGCGGTGGAATATTTGATTTATACGAAATCGTTCCAGCATTTTTGCTCGCATCAATAATGATTACAGTTGTAAGTTTACTTGACAAAGAACCTTCATTAGAAATTCAGGAAGAGTTCGACAGAGCAATCTCTGAAATGAAGTAG
- a CDS encoding iron-containing alcohol dehydrogenase: MIVIPRYTIIKEKASIRIPEILDNLNLKNPLVITGKNTQKYNKDFDFIYYDEIETSDLENLKNYTKDYDSVIGIGGGRPIDIGKLIAHKSKKPFLSVPTTASNDGIASPIVSLTQPSYMTEAPIAIIADTEIIKKSPKKLLSAGMGDIVSNITAVLDWELGKIEKLEKYSDSSGIFSKTIAIELMDYVLNSDLEEYPKKLVKALIGSGISIAIAHSSRPASGSEHLFSHALDNMKEKYGIDTNSLHGEQCGVGTLAIAQIYLEEGKIEVETVEMIKNSLKAVDAPVTAKQLGFDEEILSEALSSAHSLRNRHTILRNGLSKEKAREILEKSEII, encoded by the coding sequence ATGATCGTAATTCCAAGATACACAATAATTAAAGAAAAAGCTTCGATTAGAATACCTGAAATCCTTGATAACCTTAATTTAAAAAATCCCCTCGTAATTACGGGTAAAAATACTCAAAAATACAATAAAGATTTCGATTTTATTTACTACGACGAGATTGAAACTTCAGATTTGGAAAATCTAAAAAATTATACGAAAGATTATGATTCCGTCATAGGAATTGGTGGTGGACGGCCAATAGATATTGGAAAATTGATTGCACACAAATCAAAAAAACCTTTCTTGAGCGTTCCAACAACTGCATCAAATGACGGGATTGCATCCCCTATCGTTTCATTAACCCAACCTTCTTACATGACGGAAGCACCAATTGCAATAATTGCGGATACGGAAATAATTAAAAAATCTCCAAAAAAACTCCTTTCCGCAGGTATGGGTGACATTGTATCAAATATTACCGCAGTTTTAGATTGGGAACTTGGAAAAATTGAAAAATTGGAAAAATACAGCGATAGTTCAGGAATTTTTTCCAAAACAATTGCTATTGAACTTATGGATTATGTTTTAAATTCAGATCTGGAAGAATATCCAAAAAAACTTGTAAAGGCACTTATTGGAAGTGGAATTTCTATTGCAATTGCCCACTCATCAAGACCTGCATCAGGAAGCGAACATCTGTTTTCGCATGCTCTTGACAATATGAAAGAAAAATATGGCATAGATACGAATTCACTACATGGGGAACAGTGCGGAGTTGGAACTCTTGCAATTGCCCAAATCTACCTTGAAGAAGGAAAAATCGAAGTTGAAACGGTTGAAATGATTAAAAATTCATTGAAAGCAGTTGATGCACCAGTTACTGCAAAACAGCTTGGTTTTGATGAAGAAATTTTAAGTGAAGCGCTTTCTTCAGCTCATTCCCTTAGAAACAGGCATACAATTTTAAGAAATGGACTTTCAAAAGAAAAAGCAAGAGAAATTCTTGAAAAATCTGAAATCATTTAA
- a CDS encoding XTP/dITP diphosphatase, with translation MKIYFATGNQNKVDEAKIILKEVDCEIEQIEIPYAEVQGKLEEVSAFGVLEVFEKFNRPVIVEDSGFFIEKLNDFPGTYSKFVQETLGNEGILKLLENESNRNAYFKTVIGYYDGDNIKLFTGIVKGVVSTEIKDGGFGFAYDSIFIPEGKTKTFGEMTTEEKSKISHRKRAFYELKNYLENRQ, from the coding sequence ATGAAAATTTATTTTGCAACAGGGAATCAGAACAAGGTTGATGAAGCAAAAATTATATTAAAAGAAGTTGATTGTGAAATAGAACAGATTGAAATTCCTTATGCTGAAGTTCAGGGAAAACTTGAAGAAGTTTCTGCATTTGGGGTTTTAGAAGTTTTTGAAAAATTCAATAGGCCTGTTATCGTTGAAGACAGTGGATTTTTCATTGAAAAATTAAACGATTTTCCAGGAACTTATTCAAAGTTCGTTCAGGAAACTCTTGGAAACGAAGGGATATTGAAACTTTTAGAAAATGAAAGTAATAGAAATGCATATTTTAAAACAGTTATCGGCTACTATGATGGTGACAACATCAAACTCTTTACCGGAATTGTAAAAGGAGTTGTTTCAACAGAGATAAAAGACGGGGGATTTGGTTTTGCATACGATAGTATTTTTATTCCAGAAGGAAAAACTAAAACTTTCGGAGAAATGACAACCGAAGAAAAAAGCAAAATATCACACAGAAAAAGAGCATTTTACGAACTTAAAAATTATTTAGAAAATCGGCAATAG
- a CDS encoding winged helix-turn-helix domain-containing protein translates to MVKPETGELNRFQLNLLSAFEGNVLSLDEIEKLYIEHKLKHYGEDRESVKELIFDLEKGFFKLNDEVIKEYVETLYNVYNSPCKESIDRYEMILEDIGFKKVEKYLKDLENSAYISKLGDGYNITEKGSEMLKHKK, encoded by the coding sequence ATGGTTAAACCTGAAACTGGGGAATTAAATAGATTTCAGTTGAACCTTCTTTCAGCATTTGAGGGGAATGTGCTGTCATTAGATGAAATTGAAAAGTTGTACATTGAACACAAATTAAAACATTATGGGGAAGATAGGGAATCAGTAAAAGAATTAATATTCGATCTGGAAAAAGGATTTTTTAAATTAAATGACGAAGTTATCAAAGAATACGTTGAAACTTTATATAATGTATATAATAGCCCATGCAAAGAATCAATAGATAGATATGAAATGATTTTAGAAGACATCGGCTTTAAAAAGGTCGAAAAATACCTGAAAGACTTGGAAAACTCAGCATATATTTCTAAACTTGGGGATGGTTATAATATAACTGAAAAAGGTTCGGAAATGCTAAAACATAAAAAATAG
- the glyS gene encoding glycine--tRNA ligase, protein MDKYDKIIDLTKRRGFLWNSFEIYGGIAGFFDYGPLGAILKNNVINTWRKHYIVNEGFYEIDSPTVTPYEVLKASGHVENFTDPLVECKECLESFRADHIIEENVDVDTEGKTLQELQEMIEKNNIKCPKCGGEFKEVSTFNLMFATSIGPGGKRAAFMRPETAQGIFIQFKRISQFFRNKLPFGAVQIGKAYRNEISPRQGVIRLREFTQAEGEFFIDSRKKENFEKFESVKDMVLPLLPGKNQENESLSAEEKIVRMSLSDAVKNGVIAHEAIAYYVAVTKKFLMEIGIDESKLRFRQHLPNEMAHYAADCWDAELYTDRYGWIECVGIADRTNYDLLAHMKNSSEDLSVFVELDEDKEVEVYEIELNYKLVGRTFKGDAKILEESLKELNDKKMEELVEALETEGKYVLKTCKRDFEILKEYLTAKKVKKIVKGEKIIPHVIEPSYGIDRITYCVMEHAFKEEEDRTVMGFSNAVSPIKVGVFPLVNKEGMPEIAMDLKNKLRENGLIAEYDDSGAIGRRYMRMDEVGTPFCVTIDGETLTDRSVTIRERDSREQFRIPINEVVSYIKDKL, encoded by the coding sequence ATGGATAAATACGATAAAATAATTGATTTAACTAAAAGAAGAGGATTCTTGTGGAATTCTTTTGAAATATACGGTGGTATCGCAGGATTTTTTGACTACGGGCCACTCGGTGCAATTTTAAAAAACAACGTCATAAACACTTGGAGAAAACATTACATCGTAAATGAAGGATTTTACGAAATTGATAGCCCAACAGTAACTCCTTACGAAGTTTTAAAAGCATCTGGACACGTGGAAAACTTTACTGACCCGCTCGTTGAATGTAAAGAATGTCTTGAGTCATTTAGAGCTGACCACATCATTGAAGAAAACGTTGATGTTGATACTGAAGGAAAAACCTTACAAGAACTTCAGGAAATGATTGAAAAAAATAACATCAAATGTCCAAAATGTGGTGGAGAATTTAAAGAAGTTAGCACATTTAACTTGATGTTTGCAACTTCAATTGGCCCCGGTGGAAAAAGAGCTGCATTCATGAGACCTGAAACCGCTCAAGGTATATTCATACAGTTTAAAAGAATAAGCCAGTTCTTTAGAAACAAGCTTCCATTTGGTGCAGTTCAAATTGGAAAAGCTTATAGGAATGAAATCTCCCCAAGACAGGGTGTAATCAGATTAAGAGAATTTACACAGGCTGAAGGTGAATTTTTCATTGATTCACGGAAAAAAGAGAACTTTGAAAAATTTGAAAGCGTAAAAGATATGGTTTTACCATTACTCCCCGGTAAAAATCAAGAAAACGAATCGCTAAGTGCTGAAGAAAAAATTGTCAGAATGAGTCTTTCTGATGCAGTTAAAAATGGAGTAATCGCACACGAAGCAATTGCATACTATGTTGCAGTTACAAAAAAATTCTTGATGGAAATTGGAATCGACGAATCAAAATTAAGATTCAGACAGCACCTTCCAAATGAAATGGCACACTATGCTGCCGATTGTTGGGATGCAGAACTTTATACTGATAGATACGGCTGGATCGAATGCGTAGGAATTGCAGATAGAACCAACTACGATTTATTGGCACACATGAAAAACAGCAGTGAAGATTTATCCGTTTTTGTAGAACTTGACGAAGATAAAGAAGTTGAAGTTTATGAAATCGAATTAAACTACAAATTAGTTGGTAGAACATTTAAGGGCGATGCAAAAATTTTAGAAGAGTCTTTAAAAGAATTAAACGACAAAAAAATGGAAGAATTGGTAGAAGCTCTTGAAACGGAGGGAAAATATGTTTTAAAAACTTGTAAAAGAGATTTTGAAATATTAAAAGAATATTTAACTGCTAAAAAAGTTAAAAAGATCGTTAAAGGAGAAAAAATAATTCCACACGTGATAGAACCTTCATACGGTATCGACAGGATTACATACTGTGTTATGGAGCATGCGTTCAAAGAAGAGGAAGATAGAACCGTAATGGGCTTTTCAAATGCAGTTTCCCCGATAAAAGTCGGTGTTTTCCCGCTCGTTAACAAAGAAGGAATGCCTGAAATTGCAATGGATTTGAAAAATAAATTAAGAGAAAACGGTTTAATTGCAGAATACGATGACAGTGGTGCAATTGGTAGAAGATACATGAGAATGGATGAAGTAGGAACTCCTTTCTGTGTAACAATCGATGGAGAAACTCTAACAGACCGTTCAGTAACAATTAGGGAAAGAGATTCGAGAGAACAGTTTAGAATCCCAATAAACGAAGTTGTATCGTACATTAAAGATAAACTCTAA
- a CDS encoding triphosphoribosyl-dephospho-CoA synthase, whose translation MKAFDIMKASQIACCFEVGSFKPGNVHKNRDYDDIKYHHFVSSGIAFGDVIYEACLEKNNIGNFIKKGVIESKKWSPTNANLGIIMLHIPIAIAASNLDKFSENALKKETEKIIKNTTVQDAIDVYEAIAIALAFVNAPENGPDLKSKDAKDELIQKNLTLYDVFKISSTWDSISNEWTENFKISYKGYNLINEYYEEYNNINIAVTKTFINLLSIYPDTLIARKKSIDDAKMVSEKAKEVLNNFNEETVLEFDKFLSKDGNKLNPGTTADLIASSLLIFLLDRISNEKTILY comes from the coding sequence ATGAAAGCATTTGACATTATGAAAGCTTCCCAGATCGCCTGTTGCTTTGAGGTTGGAAGCTTTAAACCTGGAAACGTTCATAAAAATAGAGACTACGACGATATAAAATATCACCACTTTGTAAGTTCCGGAATTGCATTTGGAGATGTAATATACGAAGCCTGCCTTGAAAAAAATAATATTGGAAATTTTATTAAAAAAGGAGTAATTGAATCAAAAAAATGGTCTCCAACGAATGCAAATCTTGGAATAATAATGCTCCACATACCAATTGCGATTGCTGCATCGAATTTAGATAAATTTAGCGAAAATGCGCTGAAAAAAGAAACAGAAAAAATCATTAAAAACACGACGGTTCAAGATGCAATTGATGTTTACGAAGCAATTGCGATTGCACTTGCTTTTGTTAATGCTCCTGAAAATGGGCCTGATTTAAAAAGTAAAGATGCGAAAGATGAGCTTATTCAAAAAAATCTTACTCTATATGATGTTTTTAAAATTTCTTCCACCTGGGACAGTATCTCAAACGAATGGACCGAAAATTTTAAGATATCCTACAAAGGCTATAATTTAATAAATGAATATTATGAAGAATACAATAACATCAATATTGCAGTTACAAAAACGTTTATCAATCTACTTTCAATCTATCCGGACACGTTAATTGCAAGGAAAAAAAGTATCGATGATGCAAAAATGGTTTCAGAAAAAGCCAAAGAAGTTTTAAATAACTTCAATGAGGAAACTGTTTTAGAATTCGATAAATTTTTATCAAAAGATGGCAATAAGTTAAATCCCGGAACTACGGCAGATTTGATAGCATCTTCACTGTTAATATTTTTACTCGATAGAATCAGCAACGAAAAAACGATACTTTATTAA
- a CDS encoding DUF5379 domain-containing protein, with protein MQLDAKVSIFHAIFGAAFGYLTNYVYTYGLGAFSGIASFGFMLLTLIITGNLASMIFGRESMNQKEWMGSGVVPFFFIWLVFWVMTYNGVF; from the coding sequence ATGCAATTAGACGCAAAAGTTTCAATTTTTCACGCAATATTTGGTGCAGCATTCGGATACCTTACAAACTACGTATACACATATGGTTTAGGGGCATTTAGTGGCATTGCGTCATTTGGATTCATGTTACTAACATTAATCATTACTGGAAATTTAGCTTCAATGATATTTGGAAGAGAAAGTATGAACCAGAAAGAATGGATGGGAAGTGGAGTAGTTCCATTTTTCTTTATATGGTTAGTATTTTGGGTAATGACTTATAATGGAGTATTTTAA
- the hemL gene encoding glutamate-1-semialdehyde 2,1-aminomutase, with amino-acid sequence MELNIKMDRSRELFEESRKYLVGGVNSPVRSFKPFPFFVKSAKDCFLYDEDGNEFIDYCLAYGPMVLGHANENILNAVKSQMDLGTAYGVPSEKEIILAKEVINRIPCAEMVRFVNSGTEATMGAIRLARGVTKRNKIIKFEGAFHGAHDYVLVKTGSGALTHGAPNSPGIPEDTTKNTLLIPFNDEDAVKKVISENKDEIACIILEPVMGNVGCILPKDGYLQFLREITEENGIILIFDEVITGFRLSKGGAQEYYGIKSDLATVGKILGGGFPIGAITGKKEYMEQFSPNGQIYQAGTFNGNPVSVTAGIETLKNLDDKFYKETTKKADILSSFLRETAEKYNVPAKVYNVASIFQIYFNDKEIVTYEDAKSSDTEKFMRYFYTLLENGVFIAPSQFECCFTSIKHNDEVLEKTMNAIDIAMKKL; translated from the coding sequence GTGGAATTGAACATCAAAATGGATAGATCAAGAGAACTATTTGAAGAATCAAGAAAATACCTTGTTGGGGGAGTAAATAGCCCGGTAAGGTCATTTAAGCCATTTCCATTTTTTGTAAAATCTGCAAAAGACTGTTTCTTGTACGACGAAGACGGAAACGAATTTATTGACTACTGTTTAGCATACGGGCCAATGGTTTTGGGCCATGCAAACGAAAACATATTAAATGCCGTAAAATCTCAAATGGATTTAGGAACTGCTTATGGAGTTCCAAGTGAAAAGGAAATTATTCTCGCAAAAGAAGTAATAAACAGGATCCCTTGTGCAGAGATGGTTAGATTTGTAAATTCCGGAACAGAAGCTACCATGGGCGCAATAAGGCTTGCAAGAGGCGTTACTAAAAGAAACAAAATTATCAAATTTGAAGGTGCATTTCACGGCGCTCACGATTATGTGCTCGTAAAAACAGGTAGTGGTGCTTTAACACACGGAGCTCCAAATTCCCCCGGAATTCCCGAAGACACTACGAAAAACACACTTTTAATTCCATTTAACGATGAAGATGCAGTAAAAAAAGTAATTTCTGAGAATAAAGACGAAATTGCATGTATCATTCTCGAACCTGTAATGGGAAATGTTGGATGTATATTGCCAAAAGACGGATACTTACAATTCTTAAGGGAAATTACCGAAGAAAACGGAATAATCTTAATATTTGATGAAGTTATTACGGGTTTCAGGCTTTCAAAAGGTGGAGCTCAAGAATACTACGGAATAAAATCAGATCTTGCAACAGTGGGTAAAATTCTCGGTGGGGGATTTCCAATTGGTGCAATAACTGGTAAAAAAGAATATATGGAACAGTTTTCACCAAACGGCCAGATTTATCAGGCAGGTACATTTAACGGAAACCCAGTTTCAGTTACTGCAGGAATTGAAACGCTTAAAAATCTTGATGATAAATTTTACAAGGAAACAACTAAAAAGGCAGACATTTTGTCCAGTTTTTTGAGAGAAACTGCTGAAAAATACAATGTTCCTGCAAAAGTTTACAATGTAGCTTCAATATTCCAGATATACTTTAACGATAAAGAAATCGTAACGTATGAAGATGCAAAATCAAGTGATACAGAAAAATTCATGAGATATTTCTACACACTTCTCGAAAATGGTGTATTTATAGCTCCATCTCAATTTGAATGCTGTTTTACATCTATAAAACACAACGATGAAGTTTTAGAAAAAACAATGAATGCAATAGATATTGCAATGAAAAAATTGTAA